Proteins encoded within one genomic window of Kibdelosporangium phytohabitans:
- the dut gene encoding dUTP diphosphatase, with protein MPSVQVLISRLDPGVPIPSYARPGDAGADLVTTSDVDIEPGERVVVGTGVAIALPDGFAAFVHPRSGLAARAGLSVVNTPGTIDSGYRGEIKVCLINHDPREPIRLRRGDRIAQLVVQRVEHAVFQEVEDLGDSARGAGGYGSTGGHAVLASTRGKTEE; from the coding sequence GTGCCCAGCGTGCAGGTCCTGATTTCCCGGCTCGACCCGGGTGTGCCCATCCCCTCCTACGCCCGGCCGGGTGACGCCGGCGCGGATCTGGTGACCACCTCGGACGTGGACATCGAGCCCGGTGAACGGGTGGTCGTCGGCACCGGCGTGGCGATCGCGCTGCCCGACGGCTTCGCGGCGTTCGTGCACCCGCGCTCCGGCCTGGCGGCCAGAGCGGGGCTGAGCGTGGTGAACACCCCGGGGACGATCGACTCCGGGTACCGCGGCGAGATCAAGGTCTGCCTGATCAACCACGACCCGCGTGAGCCGATCCGGCTGCGCCGCGGCGACCGGATCGCGCAACTGGTCGTGCAACGGGTCGAACATGCGGTATTCCAAGAGGTGGAGGATCTCGGCGACTCGGCGCGCGGCGCGGGCGGGTACGGGTCGACCGGCGGGCATGCTGTTCTCGCGTCCACTCGCGGGAAGACGGAGGAATAG
- a CDS encoding FKBP-type peptidyl-prolyl cis-trans isomerase: MATKPEIGPITGNPPADLEIEDITVGDGPEAQSGHTVTVHYVGVSHSTGKQFDASWDRGDAFQFPLGGGRVIQGWDQGVAGMKVGGRRKLTIPPHLGYGARGAGAAIKPNETLIFVVDLLGVS; this comes from the coding sequence GTGGCGACGAAGCCTGAGATCGGCCCGATCACCGGAAACCCGCCAGCCGACCTGGAGATCGAGGACATCACCGTCGGCGACGGTCCCGAGGCCCAGTCAGGCCACACGGTGACGGTGCACTACGTCGGCGTCTCGCACTCGACCGGCAAGCAGTTCGACGCTTCCTGGGACCGCGGCGACGCGTTCCAGTTCCCGCTCGGCGGTGGCCGGGTCATCCAGGGCTGGGACCAGGGCGTGGCGGGCATGAAGGTCGGCGGGCGGCGCAAGCTGACCATTCCGCCGCACCTGGGGTACGGCGCGCGTGGCGCCGGTGCCGCGATCAAGCCGAACGAGACGTTGATCTTCGTGGTGGACCTGCTCGGCGTGAGCTGA
- a CDS encoding ROK family transcriptional regulator has translation MTTSPIAGARPDEVRRHNRTALLRRLHVDGPCTRAALTTELGLNRSTIKALVDGLAEAGVVEERVPLQRSGAGRPSLLVLPQPHSAVVLAIDIRVEGVAIALVGLGGQILGRNSWNLYGRASQPEEVVTHIVESTRWLVGELKVETAAVGVSVPGVVRGTDGLVHEAPNLHWTDIPLGEWLSTGLGMPVRLGNDAELGVLAEHVRGAARGASDAVYVGADVGVGGGVIANGSLMRGNSGYFGEIGHMVVKPGGRPCYCGSHGCWETEIGEAAMCRSLDLPEGSPRGAIVAALKELAAHSALARDQLAEFVDWLALGLVNVVNMLGPELVVLGDLFTSLPAAVIADVGREVRTRSLVSRAIGGTRIVPSVLGGDAKLIGAAELAFEPVLGAM, from the coding sequence GTGACGACATCGCCGATCGCGGGGGCCCGGCCCGACGAGGTGCGCAGGCACAACAGGACAGCCCTGTTGCGCCGCCTGCACGTCGACGGGCCGTGCACCCGCGCGGCGCTGACCACGGAACTCGGGCTCAACCGCAGCACCATCAAGGCCCTAGTGGACGGCCTGGCCGAAGCGGGTGTCGTGGAGGAGCGCGTACCGCTGCAGCGCAGCGGCGCCGGGCGGCCGTCCCTGCTCGTCCTGCCGCAGCCGCACTCGGCGGTCGTGCTCGCGATCGACATCCGCGTCGAGGGCGTCGCCATCGCACTCGTCGGCCTCGGCGGGCAGATCCTCGGCCGCAACAGCTGGAACCTCTACGGCCGCGCCAGCCAGCCCGAGGAAGTCGTCACGCACATCGTCGAGTCGACCCGCTGGCTGGTGGGGGAGCTGAAGGTGGAGACGGCCGCGGTGGGCGTTTCCGTGCCGGGCGTGGTGCGCGGCACCGACGGCCTGGTGCACGAGGCGCCGAACCTGCACTGGACCGACATCCCGTTGGGGGAGTGGCTGTCCACCGGCCTGGGCATGCCCGTGCGGCTCGGCAACGACGCGGAACTGGGTGTCCTGGCCGAACACGTGCGCGGTGCCGCCCGTGGCGCGTCTGACGCGGTGTACGTGGGTGCTGACGTGGGTGTCGGTGGCGGTGTGATCGCCAACGGCTCCCTGATGCGCGGCAACAGCGGGTATTTCGGCGAAATCGGGCACATGGTCGTCAAGCCCGGCGGGCGGCCGTGCTACTGCGGCAGCCACGGCTGCTGGGAGACCGAGATCGGTGAGGCGGCCATGTGCCGCTCCCTGGACCTGCCGGAGGGATCGCCGCGCGGCGCGATCGTCGCCGCGTTGAAGGAACTGGCCGCGCATTCCGCGCTGGCCCGCGACCAGCTCGCCGAGTTCGTCGACTGGCTCGCTCTCGGCCTGGTCAACGTGGTGAACATGCTCGGCCCCGAACTGGTCGTGCTCGGCGACCTGTTCACGTCGCTGCCCGCGGCCGTGATCGCCGACGTCGGCCGGGAGGTGCGCACCCGCAGCCTGGTCAGCCGGGCGATCGGCGGGACGCGGATCGTGCCGTCGGTGCTCGGCGGGGACGCGAAGCTGATCGGCGCCGCGGAACTGGCCTTCGAGCCGGTCCTCGGCGCGATGTGA
- a CDS encoding DUF3093 domain-containing protein, translated as MPDTSNAYAERLSVPWLSWPLPMIGAALMAATVHMGYQGIRSWLPYVILLPLMAFLLFWAGRARVRVADGELWVGDAHLPLEFVGEVEVLDNPHDKRRALGRDFDPSAFVLHRGWIPTALRVHLTDPDDPTPYWIFSTRSPEKLAALLRQDARTQPGT; from the coding sequence GTGCCGGACACCTCGAACGCCTACGCCGAGCGGCTCTCGGTCCCCTGGTTGAGCTGGCCGCTGCCGATGATCGGCGCGGCGCTGATGGCCGCGACGGTCCACATGGGCTACCAGGGGATCCGGTCGTGGCTGCCGTACGTCATCCTGCTGCCGCTGATGGCGTTCCTGCTGTTCTGGGCGGGCCGCGCCAGGGTCAGGGTGGCCGACGGCGAACTCTGGGTCGGCGACGCGCACCTGCCGCTGGAGTTCGTCGGCGAGGTCGAGGTGCTCGACAACCCGCACGACAAACGCCGGGCGCTCGGCCGCGACTTCGACCCGTCCGCGTTCGTGCTGCACCGCGGCTGGATCCCGACCGCGCTCAGGGTTCACCTGACCGACCCGGACGACCCGACGCCGTACTGGATCTTCAGCACCCGTTCCCCCGAGAAACTCGCCGCGCTGCTGCGCCAGGACGCGCGCACGCAGCCGGGTACCTGA
- the cei gene encoding envelope integrity protein Cei has protein sequence MQQGNLAGIGGRAHVTAGSFNGGERAPRYRKRRPLPALIMLVLLGLVATVVWLNVANKQPQAQGVRCEPGAPATPASGQPAPPPQPETGQHVDQAGLDKTSGAAPDQVAVRVLNASTQRGKAGVVSEGLKQLGFTQVGQPSDDPAYPSKDMKCRGQIRFGQQGAPAARTLSLLDPCMELVKDNRPDASIDMVVGHKFDELPVKAETRQVLRVLTEWGAQHPPQTGGLQSAEGGAGPQLDPALIEAIRRAPC, from the coding sequence ATGCAACAGGGGAATCTGGCCGGCATTGGAGGGCGGGCACACGTGACAGCGGGGAGCTTCAACGGGGGTGAGCGGGCCCCCAGATATCGCAAGCGGCGGCCGCTTCCTGCGCTGATCATGCTTGTGTTACTCGGTTTGGTTGCCACCGTCGTGTGGCTCAACGTGGCGAACAAACAGCCGCAGGCGCAGGGAGTGCGCTGCGAGCCAGGCGCTCCGGCGACGCCGGCGTCGGGCCAGCCAGCACCACCGCCGCAACCGGAGACCGGTCAGCACGTGGATCAGGCAGGACTGGACAAGACCTCGGGCGCGGCGCCCGACCAGGTCGCCGTCAGGGTGCTGAACGCGAGCACGCAGCGCGGCAAGGCAGGTGTGGTGTCGGAGGGGTTGAAACAGCTCGGTTTCACCCAGGTGGGTCAACCCTCGGACGACCCGGCCTACCCGTCGAAGGACATGAAGTGCCGGGGCCAGATCCGGTTCGGCCAGCAGGGCGCACCGGCCGCGCGGACGCTGAGCCTGCTGGACCCGTGCATGGAACTGGTCAAGGACAACCGGCCGGACGCGTCGATCGACATGGTCGTCGGGCACAAGTTCGACGAGCTGCCGGTCAAGGCCGAGACCCGGCAGGTCCTGCGGGTCCTGACCGAGTGGGGCGCACAGCACCCGCCGCAGACAGGCGGGCTGCAGTCGGCGGAGGGCGGTGCGGGGCCGCAGCTCGACCCCGCGCTGATCGAGGCCATCCGCCGGGCACCCTGCTGA
- a CDS encoding ATP-binding cassette domain-containing protein, producing the protein MSSDPILEIKGLNKSFGPVHVLHDVDFTVRAGEVTALVGDNGAGKSTLVKCIAGIYGHDSGTVTFQGNEVHIRGPKDAAQLGIEVVYQDLALADNLDIVQNMFLGRERGTRWMLDESAMEKAARETLASLSVRTVKSVRTPVASLSGGQRQTVAIAKAVLWNSKVVLLDEPTAALGVAQTRQVLDLVRRLAEQGLGVVLISHNMADVFEVADRIATLYLGRMVAQVPTKEVTNTQVVELITAGRSGELGLARPDAVTI; encoded by the coding sequence ATGAGCAGTGATCCGATCCTCGAGATCAAGGGTCTCAACAAGAGCTTCGGCCCGGTCCACGTCCTGCACGACGTGGACTTCACCGTGCGCGCGGGCGAAGTCACCGCGCTCGTCGGCGACAACGGTGCCGGGAAGTCCACTTTGGTCAAGTGCATCGCCGGGATCTACGGTCACGACTCGGGAACCGTCACATTCCAGGGCAACGAGGTGCACATCCGCGGGCCGAAGGACGCCGCGCAGCTCGGCATCGAGGTCGTCTACCAGGACCTCGCGCTGGCCGACAACCTCGACATCGTGCAGAACATGTTCCTGGGCAGGGAACGTGGAACGCGCTGGATGCTCGACGAGTCCGCGATGGAGAAGGCCGCACGCGAGACGCTCGCGTCGCTGTCGGTCCGCACGGTCAAGTCCGTGCGCACGCCGGTCGCGTCGCTGTCCGGCGGGCAGCGGCAGACCGTCGCGATCGCCAAGGCGGTGCTGTGGAACAGCAAGGTCGTGCTGCTCGACGAGCCGACCGCCGCGCTGGGTGTCGCGCAGACCCGCCAGGTGCTCGACCTGGTCCGCAGGCTGGCCGAGCAGGGCCTCGGCGTCGTGCTGATCAGTCACAACATGGCCGACGTGTTCGAGGTCGCCGACCGGATCGCGACGCTCTACCTCGGCCGGATGGTCGCGCAGGTGCCGACCAAGGAAGTGACGAACACCCAGGTGGTCGAGCTGATCACCGCCGGGCGGTCCGGCGAGCTCGGCCTCGCCCGTCCCGACGCCGTGACGATCTGA
- a CDS encoding RNA polymerase sigma factor has translation MAAAETATRRSPSTASAAKTTKTASVAGKTDAEDPATAGKAKSSAGRKPAAAKPRAAAKKTAAKPAAAKAGPATAKKTGDGEPDEPGELEDVQLEDLEDLEADDAELVDEPVVEEPEEEEEEKLPKDAKEGGGDFVWDEEESEALRQARKDAELTASADSVRAYLKQIGKVALLNAEEEVELAKRIEAGLYAAERVRKAEEESEKLTPQMRRDLRWIVRDGERAKNHLLEANLRLVVSLAKRYTGRGMAFLDLIQEGNLGLIRAVEKFDYTKGYKFSTYATWWIRQAITRAMADQARTIRIPVHMVEVINKLGRIQRELLQDLGREPTPEELAKEMDITPEKVLEIQQYAREPISLDQTIGDEGDSQLGDFIEDSEAVVAVDAVSFTLLQDQLQSVLATLSEREAGVVRLRFGLTDGQPRTLDEIGQVYGVTRERIRQIESKTMSKLRHPSRSQVLRDYLE, from the coding sequence GTGGCAGCCGCAGAGACCGCAACCCGACGCTCCCCGAGCACCGCGAGCGCGGCGAAGACGACCAAGACCGCCTCGGTTGCCGGCAAGACCGACGCCGAGGACCCCGCCACCGCGGGCAAGGCCAAGTCGTCGGCGGGACGCAAGCCCGCCGCAGCCAAACCTCGCGCTGCCGCCAAGAAGACCGCGGCCAAGCCCGCCGCGGCGAAGGCGGGCCCTGCCACGGCCAAGAAGACCGGCGATGGCGAGCCCGACGAGCCAGGCGAGCTCGAGGACGTACAGCTGGAGGACCTCGAGGACCTCGAGGCCGACGACGCCGAGCTCGTCGACGAGCCGGTGGTCGAGGAGCCGGAAGAGGAAGAGGAAGAGAAGCTCCCCAAGGACGCCAAGGAGGGCGGCGGCGACTTCGTCTGGGACGAGGAGGAGTCCGAGGCCCTCCGGCAGGCCCGCAAGGACGCCGAGCTCACCGCCTCAGCCGACTCGGTCCGCGCCTACCTCAAGCAGATCGGCAAGGTCGCGCTGCTCAACGCCGAGGAGGAGGTCGAACTCGCCAAGCGGATCGAGGCGGGCCTCTACGCGGCCGAGCGCGTGCGCAAGGCCGAGGAGGAGAGCGAGAAGCTGACCCCGCAGATGCGGCGCGACCTGCGCTGGATCGTGCGGGACGGCGAGCGCGCCAAGAACCACCTGCTCGAGGCGAACCTGCGGCTGGTGGTCTCGCTGGCCAAGCGCTACACCGGCCGCGGCATGGCGTTCCTCGACCTGATCCAGGAAGGCAACCTGGGTCTGATCCGCGCGGTCGAGAAGTTCGACTACACCAAGGGCTACAAGTTCTCCACGTACGCCACCTGGTGGATCCGGCAGGCCATCACCCGTGCCATGGCCGACCAGGCCCGCACCATCCGCATCCCGGTGCACATGGTCGAGGTGATCAACAAGCTCGGCCGCATACAGCGTGAGCTGCTGCAGGACCTGGGCCGCGAGCCGACGCCGGAAGAGCTCGCCAAGGAAATGGACATCACCCCGGAGAAGGTGCTGGAGATCCAGCAGTACGCCAGGGAGCCCATTTCGCTCGACCAGACCATCGGCGACGAGGGCGACAGCCAGCTCGGCGACTTCATCGAGGACTCCGAGGCGGTCGTCGCGGTCGACGCGGTGTCGTTCACGCTGCTGCAGGACCAGCTCCAGTCGGTGCTGGCCACGCTGTCCGAGCGCGAGGCGGGCGTCGTGCGGCTGAGGTTCGGCCTCACCGACGGCCAGCCGCGCACCCTGGACGAGATCGGCCAGGTCTACGGCGTGACCCGGGAGCGGATCCGGCAGATCGAGTCGAAGACCATGTCGAAGCTGCGGCACCCGTCGCGCTCGCAGGTCCTGCGCGACTACCTCGAGTGA
- a CDS encoding DUF3710 domain-containing protein yields MGLFGRRRAKRDEPADDYADGGEYDGAGAEPGDPGGEEHADGVPSEYGAVQGDLGAMSGGPFDEEAPEDGLPRLDLGSVQLPVPDGAQLQVEMEQPGVVKAVHIMTPSGQMTITAYAAPKSGGLWEEVCGDLATELKTNGAQVRSAAGEWGQELMATLNAMSLRFIGVNGPRWMLRGVVAGPPEQAAQAAHGLRALIRGAVVVRGTQPMPVGLPLPIELPEEIAQHIEAQGG; encoded by the coding sequence GTGGGACTTTTCGGACGACGCCGGGCCAAGCGCGACGAGCCGGCCGACGACTACGCCGACGGCGGCGAGTACGACGGGGCCGGTGCGGAGCCCGGTGATCCCGGCGGCGAGGAGCACGCCGACGGTGTTCCGTCGGAGTACGGGGCCGTGCAGGGCGACCTGGGGGCGATGTCCGGCGGGCCCTTCGACGAGGAGGCGCCGGAGGACGGCCTGCCCCGGCTGGACCTCGGCTCCGTGCAGCTGCCCGTGCCGGACGGCGCGCAGTTGCAGGTCGAGATGGAGCAGCCGGGTGTGGTCAAGGCGGTCCACATCATGACGCCGAGCGGTCAGATGACGATCACCGCGTACGCCGCCCCCAAGTCCGGCGGCCTGTGGGAAGAGGTCTGCGGCGACCTGGCTACCGAACTGAAGACCAACGGCGCGCAGGTGCGCAGCGCGGCGGGCGAGTGGGGCCAGGAACTGATGGCCACCCTGAACGCGATGTCGCTGCGGTTCATCGGCGTGAACGGTCCGCGCTGGATGCTGCGTGGCGTGGTGGCCGGGCCGCCTGAGCAGGCCGCGCAGGCAGCGCACGGCCTTCGTGCGCTGATCCGCGGCGCCGTGGTGGTCCGCGGCACCCAGCCGATGCCCGTCGGCCTGCCGTTGCCGATCGAACTGCCCGAGGAGATCGCGCAGCACATCGAGGCCCAGGGCGGTTAG
- a CDS encoding inositol monophosphatase family protein, translating to MVHLRDTLRRVAVRVATEAAELVETTRRSAVRHVETKSSATDPVTAGDRAAERLVRERLAELRPGDPVLGEEEGAGGSGAADGAVTWVVDPIDGTVNYLYGLPWYSVSVAAQVDGVTVAGAVVEPASGRVWSAARGEGATLDDVPLRASTASELELTLVATGFAYRQERRAQQTGVIARLLTEIRDIRRTGSAALDLCMVGAGWVDAYFEVGLSPWDWAAGSLIAEEAGAVVHLPGTGELGNAVFASAPGVADPLRRLLVDAGLPGVR from the coding sequence ATGGTCCATCTGCGGGACACCTTGCGCCGAGTCGCCGTCCGGGTGGCGACCGAGGCGGCCGAACTGGTCGAGACGACCCGGCGTTCGGCCGTCCGGCACGTCGAGACCAAGTCCAGCGCGACCGACCCGGTGACCGCGGGTGACCGGGCGGCCGAGCGCCTCGTGCGCGAGCGGCTGGCGGAACTGCGGCCCGGCGATCCGGTGCTCGGCGAGGAAGAGGGAGCAGGCGGCTCCGGCGCCGCCGACGGGGCCGTGACCTGGGTCGTCGACCCCATCGACGGCACCGTGAACTACCTCTACGGCCTGCCCTGGTACAGCGTGTCGGTCGCAGCGCAGGTGGACGGGGTGACGGTGGCCGGGGCCGTAGTCGAGCCCGCCAGCGGCCGTGTGTGGTCGGCTGCGCGGGGCGAGGGCGCCACCCTGGACGACGTGCCGCTGCGGGCGAGCACCGCGAGTGAGCTGGAACTGACGCTGGTCGCCACGGGGTTCGCCTACCGGCAGGAGCGGCGGGCCCAGCAGACCGGGGTGATCGCGCGCCTGCTGACCGAGATACGTGACATACGTCGCACCGGCTCGGCCGCGCTGGACCTGTGCATGGTCGGCGCCGGCTGGGTGGACGCGTACTTCGAGGTCGGCCTCAGCCCGTGGGACTGGGCGGCCGGGTCGTTGATCGCCGAGGAGGCGGGAGCGGTCGTGCACCTGCCCGGCACGGGCGAACTGGGGAACGCGGTCTTCGCGTCGGCGCCCGGCGTCGCGGACCCGCTCAGGCGGCTCCTGGTCGACGCCGGGCTTCCCGGCGTTCGGTGA
- a CDS encoding sugar ABC transporter permease, whose protein sequence is MTDKPSATGTQSAPEEAKRTGGAISDFGIDTTSKTTGEAIGDYFAKVRGGELGSLPALAGLIVLVIYFATQSDVFLSLTNVANLFQQGAGTIIIAMGLVFVLLLGEIDLAAGTASGVCAAVMALHVVRNGNLLGGMGTTVFYVFCALVVVALGLALLMRIWAGAGLALIALLITLIGVPANAWLEMLLAIAVGGSIGCITGFLVAKIGMPSFVVTLALFITWQGVILKLIGEGGTLPIGSASPTLNAVANGNLSITGSWIFCVIVAGGYAAVTLGQHFKRLNGGLVTQPTPIALAKVAALAALTIVGTYLFTIDRSQTEVPNEGVPFVVPIVLGIMVIGMYVLNRTRYGRHIYAVGGNAEAARRAGINVSKIKASVFVVSSSLAAIGAIVYSSKIGSVDPQAGALNTLLFAVGAAVIGGTSLFGGKGRITDAVIGGTVIAVVQNGLVLLNYGAAEINIITGVVLLVAATVDALSRRRAAAVKS, encoded by the coding sequence ATGACTGACAAGCCTTCCGCGACCGGCACGCAGAGCGCGCCGGAGGAAGCCAAACGCACCGGTGGCGCGATCTCCGACTTCGGGATCGACACCACGTCGAAGACGACGGGCGAGGCGATCGGCGACTACTTCGCCAAGGTGCGCGGCGGCGAGCTCGGCTCGTTGCCCGCCTTGGCCGGCCTGATCGTGCTGGTGATCTACTTCGCCACGCAGTCGGACGTCTTCCTCTCGCTGACCAACGTCGCCAACCTGTTCCAACAGGGCGCGGGCACCATCATCATCGCGATGGGCCTGGTGTTCGTGCTGCTGCTCGGCGAGATCGACCTGGCCGCGGGGACCGCGTCCGGCGTCTGCGCCGCCGTCATGGCGTTGCACGTGGTGCGCAACGGCAACCTGCTCGGCGGCATGGGCACCACGGTGTTCTACGTGTTCTGCGCGCTGGTGGTCGTCGCGCTCGGTCTCGCGCTGCTGATGCGGATCTGGGCCGGCGCGGGCCTGGCGCTGATCGCGTTGCTGATCACGCTGATCGGCGTGCCTGCCAACGCCTGGCTGGAGATGCTGCTCGCGATCGCCGTCGGCGGCTCGATCGGCTGCATCACCGGCTTCCTCGTCGCCAAGATCGGCATGCCGTCCTTCGTGGTGACGCTGGCGCTGTTCATCACCTGGCAGGGCGTGATCCTCAAGCTCATCGGCGAGGGCGGCACGCTGCCGATCGGCTCGGCGTCGCCGACGCTCAACGCGGTCGCCAACGGCAACCTGAGCATCACCGGCAGCTGGATCTTCTGCGTGATCGTGGCTGGCGGGTACGCCGCCGTGACGCTCGGCCAGCACTTCAAGCGGCTCAACGGCGGCCTGGTCACCCAGCCGACGCCGATCGCGCTGGCCAAGGTCGCCGCGCTCGCGGCGCTCACGATCGTCGGAACGTACCTGTTCACGATCGACCGTTCGCAGACCGAGGTCCCCAACGAGGGCGTGCCGTTCGTCGTGCCGATCGTGCTTGGCATCATGGTCATCGGTATGTACGTGCTCAACCGGACCCGCTACGGGCGGCACATCTACGCGGTGGGCGGGAACGCCGAGGCGGCCCGTCGCGCCGGCATCAACGTGTCCAAGATCAAGGCCAGCGTGTTCGTGGTGAGCTCGTCGCTCGCCGCGATCGGCGCGATCGTGTACTCGTCCAAGATCGGTTCGGTCGACCCGCAGGCAGGCGCGCTGAACACGCTGCTGTTCGCGGTCGGTGCCGCGGTCATCGGTGGTACGTCGCTGTTCGGTGGCAAGGGCAGGATCACCGACGCGGTGATCGGTGGCACGGTGATCGCGGTCGTGCAGAACGGACTGGTCCTGCTGAACTACGGAGCCGCCGAGATCAACATCATCACCGGCGTCGTGCTCCTGGTCGCGGCGACAGTCGACGCCTTGTCCCGCCGTCGCGCGGCGGCCGTCAAGTCCTGA
- the ppgK gene encoding polyphosphate--glucose phosphotransferase produces MAGTRGFGVDIGGSGIKGCVVDLQAGTLVGERIRTNTPQPSTPDAIADVVAKTVEQFDWRGPVGVTLPTVVKHGKALSAANISKKWIGTDAHALFAERLGRQPHEIVVLNDADAAGMAEIRYGSDIDRSGVVVLLTFGTGIGSAVFLDGQLVPNTEFGHLEVDGHDAESKAAASVKEEHDLSWEEWAKRVTRYLRRLEDLIWPDLIIAGGGVSKKADKWLPLLDVRTKVVAAELRNDAGIVGAAVAADIGVQH; encoded by the coding sequence ATGGCTGGCACCCGCGGCTTCGGGGTAGACATCGGCGGTTCCGGGATCAAGGGATGCGTGGTCGACCTTCAGGCCGGAACGCTCGTGGGCGAGCGGATCAGGACGAACACCCCGCAGCCCTCGACGCCGGACGCGATCGCCGACGTGGTGGCCAAGACCGTCGAGCAGTTCGACTGGCGCGGGCCGGTCGGCGTGACGCTGCCGACCGTGGTCAAGCACGGCAAGGCGCTGTCCGCCGCGAACATCAGCAAGAAATGGATCGGCACCGACGCCCACGCGTTGTTCGCCGAACGGCTCGGCAGGCAGCCGCACGAGATCGTGGTTCTCAACGACGCCGACGCGGCCGGCATGGCGGAAATCCGTTATGGATCGGATATCGACCGGTCCGGTGTGGTCGTGCTGCTGACTTTCGGCACCGGCATCGGCAGCGCGGTTTTCCTCGACGGGCAGCTCGTTCCGAACACCGAGTTCGGCCACCTGGAGGTGGACGGGCACGACGCGGAGAGCAAGGCAGCGGCGTCGGTCAAGGAGGAGCACGACCTGTCGTGGGAGGAGTGGGCCAAGCGCGTGACCAGGTATCTGCGCAGGCTCGAGGACCTGATCTGGCCCGATCTGATCATCGCGGGCGGTGGCGTGAGCAAGAAGGCGGACAAGTGGCTGCCATTGCTGGACGTGCGTACCAAAGTGGTGGCGGCCGAACTGCGCAACGACGCGGGCATTGTCGGCGCCGCGGTGGCGGCGGATATCGGCGTCCAGCACTGA
- a CDS encoding DUF7455 domain-containing protein — MNTTLTRPELTAADRCDRCGAAAQVRAILPSGGELLFCGHHAREHEARLKELEAELQKG, encoded by the coding sequence ATGAACACCACGCTCACCCGCCCCGAACTGACAGCCGCCGATCGCTGCGACCGCTGCGGGGCAGCCGCGCAGGTTCGGGCGATCCTGCCCTCAGGAGGAGAACTGCTGTTCTGCGGTCACCACGCGCGCGAGCACGAGGCGCGCCTGAAGGAGTTGGAGGCAGAGCTGCAGAAGGGCTGA
- a CDS encoding DUF4193 domain-containing protein: MATDYDAPRRSEADDLAEDSLEELKARRNETQSGVVDVDESDTAENFELPGADLSGLSGEDLTVKVIPKQADEFTCSHCFLVHHRSRLAEERDGLYVCRDCA, from the coding sequence ATGGCGACCGACTACGACGCTCCTCGCCGAAGCGAGGCCGACGACCTCGCCGAGGACTCCCTAGAGGAGTTGAAGGCGCGCCGCAACGAGACGCAGTCCGGTGTTGTCGACGTCGACGAGTCGGATACCGCTGAGAACTTCGAGCTCCCCGGTGCCGACCTGTCGGGACTGTCCGGCGAAGACCTGACCGTCAAGGTGATTCCGAAACAGGCGGACGAGTTCACTTGTTCGCACTGCTTCCTGGTCCACCACCGCAGCAGGCTCGCCGAAGAGCGCGACGGCCTGTACGTGTGCCGCGACTGCGCCTGA